From a region of the Candidatus Rhabdochlamydia porcellionis genome:
- a CDS encoding cryptochrome/photolyase family protein, with product MTTVIWFQRDLRIQDNPALKYASQLQLPVLPIYIFDPEEDKNWSMGSSSRWWLHYSLQSLQKNLRALDLDLFFFQGTTLHALQKIIDKADAKHIVWNCCYEPSALIREKKLIKLASAKNCIAKRFHANLLFTPGQITTKQGNPYQVFTPFWRCCLKQEVGKPEGKITKKLRLVSYSKHVSLHTLNLLPHIPWAKDFSFLWQPGEDNALRKWKHFLRGKIHQYTRGRDFPAEMGTSMLSPHLHFGEISVKRIFEDLLKSTHAEVFLREIGWREFAYHLLIAFPHTPSKPLKAEFTHFPWKSNAKWLRIWQKGLTGIPIVDAGMRQLWQLGWMHNRVRMIVASFLIKDLNVPWQEGAKWFWDTLVDADLANNTLGWQWCAGCGADAAPYFRIFNPFIQGKKFDPKAEYVRQFVPELRKLSNSWIHTPHLSPKSVLEEAGVYLGKNYPYPIVEHDLARKRALQVYHRWSKHGYKS from the coding sequence ATGACAACAGTTATTTGGTTTCAACGCGATCTGCGAATTCAAGATAATCCTGCCTTAAAATATGCTTCTCAACTACAGCTCCCTGTCTTGCCCATATATATATTTGATCCAGAAGAGGATAAAAACTGGTCAATGGGTTCAAGCTCTCGTTGGTGGCTACATTATTCTCTGCAATCTTTGCAAAAAAATTTAAGAGCTCTGGATCTTGATTTATTTTTTTTTCAAGGTACAACTTTGCATGCATTGCAAAAGATTATAGATAAGGCAGATGCAAAACATATAGTTTGGAATTGCTGTTATGAGCCAAGTGCGTTAATACGTGAAAAAAAACTGATCAAGCTAGCTTCTGCAAAGAATTGCATAGCAAAAAGATTTCATGCGAATCTATTATTTACACCTGGCCAAATTACTACTAAGCAAGGAAATCCCTATCAAGTATTCACTCCTTTTTGGCGATGTTGCTTAAAACAAGAGGTAGGTAAGCCAGAGGGTAAAATTACAAAAAAATTACGATTAGTTTCCTATTCTAAACATGTATCTTTACATACATTAAATTTATTACCGCATATTCCTTGGGCTAAAGATTTTTCTTTTCTTTGGCAGCCAGGAGAAGATAACGCTTTAAGAAAATGGAAGCATTTCTTGAGGGGTAAGATACATCAATATACTCGTGGACGTGATTTTCCTGCAGAAATGGGAACATCCATGCTTTCTCCTCATTTGCATTTTGGTGAGATCTCTGTAAAAAGAATTTTCGAAGATTTGTTAAAGAGTACTCATGCAGAGGTTTTTCTTAGAGAAATAGGATGGCGAGAATTTGCTTATCATCTTTTAATTGCTTTTCCTCATACTCCTTCGAAACCTCTAAAAGCAGAATTCACCCATTTTCCTTGGAAAAGCAATGCAAAATGGCTTAGGATTTGGCAAAAAGGCCTGACAGGAATCCCTATTGTCGATGCTGGCATGCGGCAATTATGGCAACTAGGTTGGATGCACAATCGAGTTCGTATGATCGTTGCTTCTTTTTTGATTAAAGACTTAAATGTTCCTTGGCAAGAAGGAGCAAAATGGTTTTGGGATACTTTAGTGGATGCAGATCTTGCAAACAATACCTTAGGTTGGCAATGGTGTGCAGGATGTGGTGCGGATGCAGCCCCTTATTTTCGTATATTTAATCCATTTATCCAGGGAAAAAAATTTGATCCAAAAGCAGAATATGTACGTCAATTTGTTCCTGAATTGAGAAAGTTGTCTAATTCATGGATTCACACCCCACATTTAAGTCCTAAGTCTGTGTTAGAAGAAGCGGGTGTTTATTTGGGAAAAAACTATCCCTACCCCATAGTAGAGCATGATCTCGCACGCAAAAGAGCACTACAGGTTTATCATCGATGGAGTAAGCATGGATATAAAAGTTAA
- the gatC gene encoding Asp-tRNA(Asn)/Glu-tRNA(Gln) amidotransferase subunit GatC: MTKFDEEDLEKLNKLSRLGEATHEEKKAISKHLKKVLGYMELLSEIDTTDIPTCYQVGEIQNSVTRDDIAMNTLSREQFLENAPSYVGGMIRVPTVINFSN, encoded by the coding sequence ATGACAAAGTTTGATGAAGAAGATCTTGAAAAGCTTAATAAACTTTCTCGTCTTGGTGAAGCAACACATGAGGAAAAAAAAGCCATATCTAAGCATTTAAAAAAAGTGTTAGGTTATATGGAATTGCTTTCTGAAATTGACACAACGGATATCCCTACTTGTTATCAAGTGGGAGAAATCCAAAATAGTGTCACAAGAGATGACATAGCCATGAACACCTTATCTAGAGAGCAGTTTTTAGAAAATGCTCCTTCCTATGTAGGCGGTATGATTCGTGTGCCTACAGTAATTAATTTTTCTAACTAA
- a CDS encoding BPL-N domain-containing protein, producing the protein MKNQVVIYTDKGVDGVSLKHLVHSLKQELSPEMKIKRLDARSVIEENWEKDTQLFIMPGGRDVFYQSALAGKGTDKIRSYVEEEGNYLGICAGAYFACERIEFEKGTSLEILDERSLCFFPGIAKGPAYGVGKYTYNSSKGACNALINWRSHSLYVYFNGGCFFSSNSSEIKILSCYLDLPQTPPAIVEINRGQGKALLSGVHFEYLPGLLDQKDPCLSMIHHNLEKADSFRREMLCGLLKRVGCRLKTPI; encoded by the coding sequence ATGAAAAACCAGGTTGTAATTTACACAGATAAAGGAGTAGATGGGGTTTCTTTGAAGCATTTGGTTCATAGCTTAAAACAAGAGCTTAGTCCTGAGATGAAAATAAAAAGGCTAGATGCTAGATCTGTTATAGAAGAAAATTGGGAAAAGGATACGCAGCTATTTATTATGCCTGGAGGTAGGGATGTCTTTTATCAAAGCGCCTTAGCTGGAAAGGGAACCGATAAAATTCGCTCTTATGTAGAGGAAGAAGGCAATTATTTGGGAATTTGCGCAGGAGCTTATTTTGCATGTGAAAGAATTGAATTTGAAAAAGGAACAAGCTTGGAAATTTTGGACGAGCGTTCTTTGTGTTTTTTTCCTGGAATTGCTAAAGGTCCAGCTTATGGAGTAGGAAAATATACGTATAACTCTTCTAAAGGAGCTTGTAATGCTCTAATTAATTGGCGCAGTCATTCTTTGTATGTTTATTTTAATGGAGGGTGTTTTTTTAGCTCTAACTCTTCAGAAATAAAAATATTATCCTGTTATCTTGATTTACCTCAAACCCCACCTGCAATTGTCGAAATTAACCGTGGACAGGGAAAAGCGCTATTAAGCGGTGTTCATTTTGAATATTTACCGGGTTTATTAGATCAAAAAGACCCATGCTTATCTATGATTCATCATAATTTGGAAAAAGCTGATTCTTTCCGGAGAGAAATGCTGTGCGGTCTATTAAAAAGAGTAGGATGTCGGTTAAAAACACCTATTTAA
- the gatA gene encoding Asp-tRNA(Asn)/Glu-tRNA(Gln) amidotransferase subunit GatA has translation MYRLSARAIREEFCKKKISAKQIAEKTLERISLHDEKIGAFLSVMEERVMLKAAELDRKRGSGKPLGALAGVPVSIKDNIHIQGEKTTCASKFLENYKAVFDATVVRLLEEADALIIGKTNLDEFAMGSSTENSAYQLTKNPWDLKCTPGGSSGGSAASVAARFCPISLGTDTGGSIRQPAAFCGIVGFKPTYGKVSRYGLVAFASSLDQIGPLTYDVKDAALCMQVISKHCSYDSTSIKSPSEDYLKKLDQPIHGQTIGIPYSCLSELDPGSKEHFLEAVEVFKKLGVTIVDVDLNLLKYAIAVYYILATAEASTNLARFDGIRYGKRAEEAKTLEEIYILSRQEGFGAEVKKRILLGTYVLSSGYQEAYCKKAQKVRTLLIQMFQKAFAKCSIIAMPTSPLTSFPLGKFQDPVQLYLQDVFTVSANLAGLPAISVPNGFSKENLPYGLQLIGPYMHDTEVLRFGYAFESATSFTNIVPPLFDNKVRK, from the coding sequence ATGTATCGACTATCCGCCCGTGCTATTCGTGAGGAATTTTGCAAAAAAAAGATATCCGCTAAACAAATTGCGGAAAAGACGTTAGAGCGAATTTCCCTGCATGATGAAAAAATTGGTGCTTTTCTATCTGTAATGGAAGAGCGGGTAATGCTAAAAGCTGCTGAATTAGATCGCAAAAGAGGTTCAGGCAAGCCACTAGGCGCTTTAGCAGGTGTACCTGTTTCTATTAAAGACAACATTCATATTCAAGGAGAAAAAACAACCTGCGCTTCTAAGTTTTTAGAAAACTATAAAGCGGTTTTTGATGCAACTGTAGTTAGACTTTTAGAAGAAGCAGATGCATTAATCATTGGTAAAACCAATCTTGATGAATTTGCCATGGGATCTTCTACAGAAAATTCTGCTTATCAATTAACTAAAAACCCTTGGGATCTTAAATGTACACCAGGTGGATCATCTGGAGGATCTGCCGCATCTGTAGCAGCGCGTTTTTGCCCTATTTCTCTAGGAACAGATACAGGCGGATCTATCAGACAACCAGCTGCTTTTTGTGGAATTGTAGGATTTAAGCCTACGTACGGAAAAGTCTCTCGTTATGGTTTGGTAGCCTTTGCTTCTTCTCTAGATCAGATTGGTCCTTTGACCTACGATGTAAAAGATGCCGCTTTATGCATGCAGGTGATTTCAAAACACTGCTCTTATGACTCCACCAGCATTAAATCCCCTTCAGAAGACTATTTAAAAAAACTGGATCAACCCATTCACGGTCAAACAATTGGCATTCCCTATAGTTGTTTAAGTGAATTAGATCCTGGGTCTAAGGAACATTTTTTAGAAGCCGTAGAGGTTTTTAAAAAATTAGGCGTAACCATTGTAGATGTAGATTTAAATCTGCTAAAATATGCAATTGCTGTCTACTACATTCTAGCTACAGCAGAAGCCTCTACAAACCTTGCGCGTTTTGATGGCATTCGTTATGGCAAACGAGCAGAGGAAGCAAAAACCCTCGAAGAGATTTATATACTCTCTAGGCAAGAAGGCTTTGGAGCAGAAGTAAAAAAACGCATTTTACTAGGTACTTATGTTCTCTCTTCTGGTTATCAAGAGGCATATTGTAAAAAAGCACAAAAAGTACGCACTTTGTTAATCCAAATGTTTCAGAAAGCCTTTGCTAAATGCAGCATAATTGCTATGCCAACATCTCCTTTAACAAGCTTTCCTTTAGGCAAGTTTCAAGATCCTGTACAGCTTTATCTACAAGATGTTTTCACTGTATCTGCAAATCTAGCAGGACTGCCAGCAATTAGTGTACCTAATGGATTTAGTAAGGAAAACCTCCCTTACGGCCTGCAGCTCATTGGGCCTTATATGCATGATACAG
- a CDS encoding methylated-DNA--[protein]-cysteine S-methyltransferase, translating to MKEKEIIQYTIKNSSLGLILIATSTQGLCAVLLGDNFQDLKIDLQHLLPIALLNEYKEMAEASQILDLIKDPSRQFNIPLDERGTAFQKYVWRKLREIPVGSIMSYTDIAKKIHAPKSFRAVARACAANTLAIITPCYRVVRKNGMLSDHRWGIQRKKILLQRESAYFHNRIGKSTSNLEDLSEFNLTPRYKPYTLT from the coding sequence ATGAAAGAAAAAGAAATTATTCAATATACTATTAAAAATTCTTCTCTTGGATTAATTTTAATAGCAACAAGCACACAGGGTCTTTGCGCAGTTCTTTTAGGAGACAATTTCCAAGATCTTAAGATCGATCTTCAACATCTTCTTCCCATTGCCCTATTGAATGAATACAAAGAAATGGCTGAAGCATCCCAAATTTTGGATTTGATTAAAGACCCTTCAAGACAATTTAATATTCCTCTCGATGAGAGAGGAACCGCTTTTCAAAAATATGTTTGGAGAAAACTGCGTGAGATACCTGTAGGATCAATTATGAGCTACACCGATATTGCAAAAAAAATACATGCACCTAAATCCTTTCGAGCAGTAGCTAGAGCTTGTGCAGCAAATACATTAGCTATCATCACTCCTTGCTATCGTGTTGTACGAAAAAATGGCATGCTATCTGATCACCGATGGGGTATACAGAGGAAAAAAATTTTATTACAACGCGAAAGTGCCTATTTTCACAATCGCATAGGAAAATCCACCTCTAATCTAGAAGATCTATCTGAATTTAACCTTACTCCTAGGTATAAACCGTATACATTAACTTAA
- a CDS encoding DUF378 domain-containing protein, with protein sequence MKFLNTLAFLLIVIGALNWGLIGFFQFDFVAWLFGSQMAGLSRLVYALIGLAGLWSLRWIPHWRHMCCCCSKDKGGSCKM encoded by the coding sequence ATGAAGTTTTTAAATACTCTCGCTTTTCTTTTAATTGTAATTGGAGCTTTAAACTGGGGCTTAATAGGCTTTTTTCAGTTTGATTTTGTCGCTTGGTTATTTGGAAGCCAAATGGCTGGCTTAAGTCGCTTAGTTTACGCACTAATAGGTCTAGCTGGTCTTTGGAGTTTGCGCTGGATTCCTCACTGGAGGCATATGTGCTGCTGCTGCTCAAAAGATAAGGGCGGTAGTTGTAAAATGTAG